A region of Streptomyces deccanensis DNA encodes the following proteins:
- a CDS encoding YbaB/EbfC family nucleoid-associated protein gives MIPGGGQPNMQQLLQQAQKMQQDLARAQEELAHTEVDGQAGGGLVQATVNGSGELRALKIDPKAVDPEDTETLADLIVAAVQAANENAQTLQQQKLGPLAQGLGGGGMGIPGLPF, from the coding sequence GTGATCCCCGGTGGTGGCCAGCCCAACATGCAGCAGCTGCTCCAGCAGGCCCAGAAGATGCAGCAGGACCTGGCGAGGGCGCAGGAGGAGCTCGCGCACACGGAGGTCGACGGTCAGGCGGGCGGCGGCCTGGTGCAGGCCACCGTCAACGGCTCCGGCGAACTGCGCGCCCTGAAGATCGACCCCAAGGCGGTGGACCCGGAGGACACCGAGACCCTCGCCGACCTGATCGTCGCGGCCGTCCAGGCGGCCAACGAGAACGCCCAGACCCTCCAGCAGCAGAAACTGGGCCCCCTCGCCCAGGGCCTCGGCGGCGGTGGCATGGGCATCCCGGGCCTGCCCTTCTGA
- the recR gene encoding recombination mediator RecR — MYEGVVQDLIDELGRLPGVGPKSAQRIAFHILQAEPTDVRRLAQALLEVKAKVRFCATCGNVAQEELCNICRDPRRDPSVICVVEEPKDVVAIERTREFRGKYHVLGGAISPIEGVGPDDLRIRELLARLADGTVTELILATDPNLEGEATATYLARMIKPMGLKVTRLASGLPVGGDLEYADEVTLGRAFEGRRLLDV; from the coding sequence GTGTACGAAGGCGTGGTCCAGGACCTCATCGACGAGCTGGGGCGGCTGCCCGGCGTCGGTCCCAAGAGCGCGCAGCGGATCGCCTTCCACATCCTGCAGGCGGAGCCCACGGACGTACGGCGGCTCGCGCAGGCCCTCCTTGAAGTGAAGGCGAAGGTCCGTTTCTGCGCGACCTGCGGCAACGTGGCGCAGGAGGAGCTGTGCAACATCTGCCGCGACCCGCGCCGCGACCCGTCCGTCATCTGCGTCGTCGAGGAGCCGAAGGACGTCGTCGCGATCGAGCGCACCCGCGAGTTCCGGGGCAAGTACCACGTCCTCGGCGGCGCGATCAGCCCGATCGAGGGCGTCGGCCCCGACGACCTGCGCATACGGGAGCTGCTGGCCCGCCTGGCCGACGGCACGGTCACCGAGCTGATCCTCGCCACGGACCCGAACCTGGAGGGCGAGGCCACGGCCACGTACCTCGCCCGCATGATCAAACCCATGGGCCTCAAGGTCACCCGCCTGGCCAGCGGCCTCCCGGTGGGCGGCGACCTGGAATACGCGGACGAGGTGACCCTCGGCCGCGCCTTCGAGGGGAGACGATTGCTGGATGTCTGA
- a CDS encoding DUF5063 domain-containing protein: MSDATLHATDLNPDDFAVQIADQIESFLVAVTEVAKGDEPDSAVPFLLLEVSQLLLAGGRLGAHEDIVPDERYEPDPGFEPDVDELRERLAVMLDPVDVYSEVFDPYEPRKAPVPARISDDLADVIADLRHGMVHYRAGRTTEALWWWQFSYFSNWGSTASATLRALQSLVAHVRLNQPLAELDGLDTDQELMGDETLEFEAGQVMAEEIAGPLGLGRKVK; encoded by the coding sequence ATGTCTGACGCCACGCTGCACGCGACGGACCTGAACCCGGACGACTTCGCGGTCCAGATCGCGGACCAGATCGAGAGCTTCCTGGTCGCCGTCACCGAGGTCGCCAAGGGTGACGAGCCGGACTCGGCCGTCCCCTTCCTCCTGCTGGAGGTCTCCCAGCTGCTGCTGGCGGGCGGTCGCCTCGGCGCGCACGAGGACATCGTGCCGGACGAGCGTTACGAGCCCGACCCGGGTTTCGAGCCGGACGTGGACGAGCTGCGCGAACGCCTCGCCGTGATGCTCGACCCGGTCGACGTCTACTCCGAGGTCTTCGACCCGTACGAGCCCCGCAAGGCGCCGGTCCCGGCCCGGATCTCCGACGACCTCGCCGACGTCATCGCCGACCTGCGCCACGGCATGGTCCACTACCGCGCGGGCCGCACCACCGAGGCCCTGTGGTGGTGGCAGTTCTCCTACTTCTCCAACTGGGGCTCCACCGCCTCGGCGACCCTCCGGGCCCTCCAGTCCCTCGTCGCCCACGTCCGCCTCAACCAGCCCCTCGCCGAACTGGACGGCCTCGACACCGACCAGGAACTGATGGGCGACGAGACCCTGGAGTTCGAGGCGGGCCAGGTCATGGCGGAGGAGATCGCGGGGCCGCTGGGGCTGGGCAGGAAGGTCAAGTAG
- a CDS encoding M56 family metallopeptidase, translating into MTDLLLLLVAVALTAAVLGPRALVKSVWPEREPVVALWAWQCLVAAALLSCLAALVLGAAAVFETVRTHAFAPAPPAVTAAYDLTAAPPWTAVLTLALACGAAWSGAMLARELVEARRRRQLRRAHLRERAPDLPAGLPQANGPLLVLEDEYPDAWLMPGAPPQLVVTTGALAKLSDRQLDAVLAHELGHARARHDWLLHLSTALATGFPRIPLFAHFADQTHRLVELAADDTASRRCGHLTTALALIELNQHRGVLSCSNTRRLLGDRVERLLEPPPRLDRTRRAATTTAAALLALLPLLIAFAPALGTL; encoded by the coding sequence GTGACCGATCTCCTGCTCCTTCTCGTCGCCGTGGCTCTGACCGCCGCCGTGCTGGGCCCCCGCGCCCTGGTGAAGTCCGTGTGGCCCGAGCGGGAACCCGTGGTCGCGCTGTGGGCGTGGCAGTGCCTGGTGGCGGCGGCCCTGCTGAGCTGTCTCGCGGCGCTCGTGCTCGGGGCGGCGGCGGTGTTCGAGACGGTGCGTACGCACGCCTTCGCGCCCGCGCCCCCGGCCGTGACCGCCGCGTACGACCTCACGGCGGCCCCGCCCTGGACGGCCGTACTGACGCTGGCGCTGGCCTGCGGGGCGGCGTGGAGCGGCGCGATGCTGGCGCGGGAGCTGGTCGAGGCCCGGCGCCGACGGCAGCTGCGCCGCGCGCATCTGCGGGAACGCGCCCCCGACCTCCCGGCCGGGCTGCCGCAGGCGAACGGGCCACTGCTGGTCCTGGAGGACGAGTACCCGGACGCGTGGCTCATGCCGGGTGCCCCGCCCCAACTGGTCGTCACCACCGGCGCGTTGGCCAAGCTGAGCGACCGTCAGCTGGACGCCGTGCTCGCCCATGAACTCGGCCACGCCCGCGCCCGCCACGACTGGCTGCTGCACCTCTCCACCGCCCTCGCCACGGGCTTCCCGCGCATCCCCCTCTTCGCCCACTTCGCCGACCAGACCCACCGCCTGGTCGAACTCGCCGCCGACGACACGGCGTCGCGCCGCTGCGGTCACCTCACCACCGCTCTGGCCCTCATCGAACTCAACCAGCACCGGGGCGTGTTGAGCTGCTCCAACACCCGCCGCCTGCTGGGTGACCGGGTGGAGCGCCTGCTGGAACCCCCGCCCCGCCTGGACCGCACCCGCCGCGCGGCCACCACGACCGCGGCCGCGCTCCTCGCCCTCCTCCCACTCCTCATCGCCTTCGCCCCGGCGCTGGGGACGCTGTAG
- a CDS encoding alpha/beta fold hydrolase produces the protein MSEVLLTETFRSASGAVRWGTIGEAGQEPVVLCHGTPFSSYVWRGIAQALADTDRYQVFVWDMPGYGESDMHTGQDVSLAAQGRVFAELLAHWGLDEPFVVAHDFGGAVSLRAHLLHGARYRALALVDPVALAPWGSPSFRLLGRHAEVFEQLPPALHRALVREYVSSASGPGLHPTVLDRLVEPWLGEHGQPAFYRQIAQANQAHTDEIQDRYGQIGIPALVCWGEDDGWIPLAKGRELADRIPGARFEPISGAGHLVQEDTPAELTAVLMDFLQEQSADQSDG, from the coding sequence ATGAGCGAAGTGCTGCTGACTGAGACTTTCCGTAGTGCGTCGGGGGCCGTGCGGTGGGGCACGATCGGGGAGGCCGGGCAGGAACCGGTCGTGCTCTGCCACGGCACCCCCTTCTCCTCCTACGTCTGGCGCGGCATCGCGCAGGCGCTGGCCGACACCGACCGTTATCAGGTGTTCGTGTGGGACATGCCCGGGTACGGCGAGTCGGACATGCACACCGGTCAGGACGTGTCCCTGGCCGCGCAGGGACGGGTCTTCGCCGAGCTGCTGGCGCACTGGGGGCTGGACGAGCCCTTCGTGGTCGCGCACGACTTCGGCGGGGCCGTGTCCCTGCGCGCCCATCTGCTGCACGGGGCGCGCTACCGCGCGCTCGCCCTCGTCGACCCCGTGGCGCTCGCCCCGTGGGGCTCACCCTCCTTCCGGCTGCTCGGCCGGCACGCGGAGGTGTTCGAGCAGCTGCCGCCCGCGCTGCACCGGGCCCTCGTGCGGGAGTACGTCAGCTCCGCCAGCGGGCCCGGGCTGCACCCCACCGTCCTCGACCGGCTCGTCGAGCCGTGGCTCGGCGAACACGGGCAGCCCGCCTTCTACCGGCAGATCGCCCAGGCGAACCAGGCCCACACCGACGAGATCCAGGACCGGTACGGCCAGATCGGCATCCCGGCGCTGGTGTGCTGGGGCGAGGACGACGGCTGGATCCCGCTGGCGAAGGGGCGCGAACTGGCCGACCGTATCCCGGGGGCGCGGTTCGAGCCGATCTCGGGCGCGGGGCACCTCGTCCAGGAGGACACCCCCGCCGAACTCACCGCCGTACTGATGGATTTCCTGCAGGAACAGTCGGCCGACCAGTCGGACGGATAG
- a CDS encoding helix-turn-helix domain-containing protein, whose amino-acid sequence MKRWRTKANVSREQLAEAANYSPDTIKSMEQGVRMPTPRVLDVADELCGAQGLLSAAKEYLQREKFPARAQDFMEREREAISFWSYETTYVPGLLQTTGYARALIENHVPALDEETVEARVAARMDRQAILTDRRPPVSMSFVIYEAALRGTQVDAEQLHRLLEAARLRNVALQVLPFERAISVGLMGPMVLLETHDHERFAFSEGPFASELSADPGVVSRATERLSMIRAQALSPAESARFIERMVDRHE is encoded by the coding sequence ATGAAGCGCTGGCGCACGAAGGCGAACGTGAGCCGCGAGCAGCTGGCCGAGGCCGCGAACTACTCGCCGGACACGATCAAGTCGATGGAGCAGGGGGTAAGGATGCCGACCCCGCGGGTGCTGGATGTGGCGGACGAGCTGTGTGGGGCGCAGGGGCTGCTGAGCGCAGCCAAGGAGTACTTGCAGCGGGAGAAGTTCCCGGCGCGGGCTCAGGACTTCATGGAGCGCGAACGGGAGGCGATCAGCTTCTGGTCGTACGAGACCACGTACGTGCCTGGGCTGTTGCAGACGACGGGATATGCGCGGGCGCTGATCGAGAACCACGTCCCGGCGCTGGACGAGGAGACGGTGGAGGCGCGGGTCGCGGCTCGCATGGACCGGCAAGCCATCCTCACCGACCGAAGGCCTCCCGTGAGCATGAGCTTCGTCATCTACGAGGCGGCCCTGCGCGGCACGCAGGTCGACGCGGAGCAGTTGCACCGCCTGTTGGAGGCAGCCCGTCTGCGCAACGTGGCGTTGCAAGTGCTCCCGTTCGAACGAGCCATCTCCGTAGGGCTCATGGGACCGATGGTGTTGTTGGAGACTCACGACCACGAGCGATTCGCGTTCTCAGAAGGTCCGTTCGCCAGCGAGCTGTCGGCCGATCCCGGTGTTGTCAGCCGCGCAACCGAGCGACTTAGCATGATCCGCGCCCAGGCCCTCAGTCCCGCTGAATCGGCCCGTTTCATCGAGCGGATGGTGGATCGCCATGAGTGA
- a CDS encoding DUF397 domain-containing protein — MSDQLQWFKSSHSDSEGGNCVEVAFQRQQLTVWIRDTKNPTGPTLTLPAPAWAAFIAAGQPGA, encoded by the coding sequence ATGAGTGACCAGCTGCAGTGGTTCAAGTCGAGTCACAGCGACTCGGAGGGCGGGAACTGCGTCGAAGTCGCTTTCCAGCGTCAACAGTTGACTGTCTGGATACGCGACACGAAGAACCCCACCGGCCCGACTCTCACCCTCCCCGCCCCCGCCTGGGCCGCCTTCATCGCCGCAGGTCAGCCCGGAGCTTGA
- a CDS encoding Uma2 family endonuclease — protein MTPRTEHRPQMSVEEFEELERHAPETVWLEFINGKVVVKPMADGNHREMIAWLQRVCMQHRPDLWLHAESGLKTERYRKGRARADGVLVPVGGLKGHGEWSESAGALMAVEVTSYDSDTNQRDRIEKPDGYAAAGIPVYLLIDRDDGTVVVFNQPEGGRYRHEEKFAFGATVKLPDPVNITLDTEHLKEYVD, from the coding sequence ATGACCCCCAGGACCGAGCACCGGCCGCAGATGTCCGTCGAGGAGTTCGAGGAACTGGAGCGCCATGCCCCGGAGACCGTGTGGCTGGAGTTCATCAACGGAAAGGTCGTGGTCAAGCCCATGGCGGACGGCAACCATCGCGAGATGATCGCGTGGCTGCAACGGGTGTGCATGCAGCATCGCCCTGACCTGTGGCTCCACGCGGAGAGCGGGCTGAAGACGGAGCGTTACCGCAAGGGGCGTGCTCGCGCGGACGGCGTTCTCGTGCCGGTGGGTGGTCTCAAAGGGCATGGGGAGTGGTCGGAGAGCGCCGGTGCCCTGATGGCGGTGGAGGTCACGTCGTACGACTCCGACACGAACCAGCGGGACAGGATCGAGAAGCCCGACGGCTACGCCGCCGCGGGCATCCCCGTCTACCTCCTCATCGACCGCGACGACGGCACGGTCGTCGTGTTCAACCAGCCGGAGGGCGGGCGCTACCGGCACGAGGAGAAGTTCGCCTTCGGCGCCACGGTCAAGCTGCCCGACCCGGTGAACATCACCTTGGACACCGAGCACCTCAAGGAGTACGTGGACTGA